Genomic DNA from Deinococcus sonorensis KR-87:
CAGGTCCACAACGAGGTCCTCCGCGTTCAAGCAACGCCAACGACTCAGATCAGTGCTCGCAGCGGAAGCAAGATGGCTTTCCCAACGCCCTGGACCGCGCCCCTTCACGGTTTTCATTGCCACTGCAGGCAACCAGCACCACGGCTCGCTGGACTTCGGGGAAGAGACAGGACACCGTTGAGCGCCTGACAGTTTGCATGCTCGACAGAACAGACGGCAACGCCCGGTTGGTCACCGGGCAGTTGCGGGTGGACGCCTGGCCTGACTGCGTTCTCAGGGTGTGGTACAACAAGTTTACTTCGGAAAGGGGGTGGTGCGATGCCTGCCAGACGCTTGAACGATCAGCAACCAACGGCCCGGACCTGCGCCCCCGCGGTGCTGAGCTGACCTTCGGTTCCATCGTTCGTCCTTCCAGGCCAACGTCCAAACCCCAGCGCCTCACTCCAACGTGAGGCGTTCTCGTTGTGGTCCAGCTTCCGCCTCCCGACATCCCAAGTGAGCGTCCTCATGACTCAACATCCCACTGAACTGACCGGCATCCGTTCGATCCATCTGCACGAGCTCGACTCCTTCGTCGAACTCCTGACCACCCATCCAGAACACGCCGCTGGACTCCGACAGCATCTGCTGACCCTCTTTGCGCGGGGTGACAGTCAGCCTGAATGGTGCGTGGTGGCCGAACAGGACGGGCATTTCATCGCTGGAATTGCCTGTCGAATGATCCTGGCCCTGACCCCGTCCGTCCGGATCGTCGAACTTCGGTTGCCCTCCACCGTGCCGCTTGAAGTCAGTGCGCACCTCCTGCGTTTTGTTCTGGGTCTCACCGCTCAGCACGGCGCTCAGCAGTTCATTCGCACCCTAGAGCCGGATGGAAAGGATTCCGAAGTTCAGGTGAACGTGTTTGAGCGGCTCGGTTTCCCCCTCGTTCGGGAAACGGTACGGTACGTCTGGCCTGGGGGGACGCCCACGTCGCCGCCTGCACGCCTGACCTTCCAACCGGTCAGCGAGGTCGGGATGCAGGTCCTGATCGGCGCCATGGCGCTCAGTCTGGACGGTTCCCTCGATCAGGTCATGCAGCGGAAAGCGGGTGAGCACGGCGACCCCCAGCGCTGGGCCGAGTCCGAATATCGCAGCTGGATGGCCGACTACCAGGTTCAGCCCGAGTGGTGGGAGCTGGCCTACGACGAGCACGGTGGGCTTGTCGGGTTCATTCTGCCCGGACGGTTGGGGCCAGCAGAAGGGACCGTGGTGTACCTGGCGGTCCTCCCCGAATTCCGTGGGGCTGGGTACGGACTGGAGCTGCTGCGGCGCGGTACACAAACCCTGTTGAGGGCTGGGCTCTCGACCATTCTTCTGGACACCGACGTGCTGAATGCGCCCACTCAGCGGCTGAATGAGCAGGCAGGCTATCATCGCCAGGGAACCGTCCGGCGATATCAGGGCGACGTATGGTCACTGCTTGCTCCGAACCTACACAACAGTTGAAGCGAACAGATCTCTCCTGGATCGAGTTCAGTGACACTTCTGGAGCGAACGCGCGCAGCATCTTGAGATGCTGCGCGCTCAATGAGGTCCTGTCTCTTCCCCGACGTACAACCAGGGCGTGGAGGCCAAGGCATAGAGCGACTGCTTTAAGATGGCTCCCCGATCGCAGGTCGACGGCTTCCGCCCAACCGTTCATCTGCGCTCCGTCTGCTGCACTTCGGTCCTGGTCACCGCGCAGGTTTGAATCCGCGCCGTGCGCCAGCAAAAAGCGCTACAGCTCCAGGCTTGGCGCCTCACCCGCCTGTGCCACGCCGTCGGTTTCGATCGTATCGACGTGGAGCAGAGGTGTCCAACCGCCATCCTCGCGTGCGTTCACGTCCTCGCCAGGACTGATGAACAGTTCCGAGCCGGGTGGCCAGGCCTGCTCAACGGCCGTCGCCATCGCCGAACATTCAGTGCCATCGAACCACTCGGTTGGATCTACGCCGGCCTCAAGAAGTTGAGCCGTCACTTCGAACTTCGAGGCGTACACCGCGGTCCTCAGTCCCTCCGCCAACGCTGCTGCGGAATGACGTCGCGTTGCGAGGTCCCATCGGAGCTGTTGCCATGCTCTGGTTAAGCCAGCCGGGCGAGATCGTTCAGCACGACCTGACGGCCGCCGCCCGGCCCGCGTTGCTGCGGTTCAAAGCGGCCCCACCCATTCGTGGCCAGGGTGGGCGTGTCCGCAAGGTGAGATCGTTGGCGCCGTAGACGAGCGGTGCTGCGGCCGGAGCCGCAGGTGCAGAGGGCGTGGACGGTGCGGTGGCGACCAAGGCCATGCTGCAAGCCAGCACCAGCAAGGTCAGCAGTCCAGTCATGGACGCTCCAATGCAGCACCGCCAGCTTTTCGCTGGCAGTCAGGTGAGCTGGGTTGTTTCTGCTTCAGTCTTGAGCGCTGCTGGACGTGTACCCAGCCGCTTCGATCCGGTGGCGCACCTCAGTCACCACGTTGACTGCCTCTTCAGAAAGTGCAGCCTCCACTTCCTGCGCGGTCAACGTGTACAGCGTGAGTGTGGTTTCCCCACGTTGTCGGAGGCTACTCAGGTCCTCAATGCCGGCGGCTTTGCGATGCAATCGACTCCAAGCAGAGGTTGGTCCCATCGCTTCCCAGACCTGAGCTGCATAGGTATTGCCACTGTCCGCAAGCACCCCCCGCCAGACGGCCATCGCCACCATCATTGCGTTCACCACTTCTGTCGTCGCTGACCAAGTCCGGGCCGCGTCACCACGGGCCAAACCGCCCAGCAGTTTGTGAATAACTTCGGCTTGGTGCGTCACCACTTCTGCAGCGAACGCTTGGCCTTGAAGAGCGACCTGAGACCATTGAAAGTCCTGCGCAGCGCGTTGCAGGCGCACGACCACGCCTTCAGGGTCATACAGGGCATGGAGGCGACGCAACGGCATGACCGCCCGCACCGCGCTTTCCGGATGCGTGAGGTCCTGTATGCGGGCTTCAACGTGCTGACGATCAATGCTGACGAGCAGGCCGTCACGATAGCCGAGCCACTCGCTGGTCGGTTCGCTCTGCGGTACGTAACACACCAGATCAAGATCACTGTACGCATCCGCGTTTCCACGGGCGTAACTGCCAGAGATTGCGACCGCTCGAACGGGTGCGTGACGTATCTCAGCGAGGAGACGTTCAAGCAGAGGGGAAGGGAAGGAAGGGGACATACCGTACGGTAGCCAGCGTCGAACACATTGCCTATGGGACGGATGACCTAGCGCGCATTTTGGAAATTACGCCGCGTGGGCCGTGGCGCTGACGGCGGCGCACTCACGGCGGACGACACGGCAGAGACGGGCGTGATGGCCAGACACGCGGCCGTCTCTGCGGCGCGCGACGCCGCTCACCCACGAGTTCGGCGGCGGGGCCAGCCTGCGCGAAGGCGTCCTGGCGCGCCTTCCACGATGCGCACGTGGCGACGCAGCACGTCGCCCTGGGCACCACTGCGGCGGGCCTCGCCTCCGCCCGTGGACAGGCACCGCCCCCGTACCTCCAGGAGAGGACTTGAGCCGACGTGGCCCGCGTGCGGTCGAGGGCCACCGTAGTGCAGTCCAACGAACCGCGACGGCCCACGCAGATGCCGGGACGGCCGGGACCCATCCGCGCTACGCTGGACACTTGACCACGTACACCTTTGACCATGCGACGCCAGCCACCCTGGAGCCCTACGCCCGCTTCATGGAGGCGTCCGCGAACCTGGCCGCCCTGCAGGAGCGCCTGGCGGATGGCCGGCTAAGCTACACGCACCTGCGCCAGATGCACTCGGACCGCGGGCTGGAAGGCGTCTGGATCAACGGCCCCGGCCCGGTCATCGTCCCCCGGGTTCGCCTGGAGCTGGAGGCGGCCGGCCTGCACGCGCTGGCTGAGCACGTGATGCGCGCCGCCCCGGACAAACGCGTGATCCTCACCGAGGGCGCGGCCCCGCTCGCGTCAGCCCCGTGGGCGGCGGCCGGCTGGACCCGGGACACGCACGCGGTCATCGCCCAGACCGACCTGACCGCCCGGCGCTGGCCGCTGGATCCGCGGGTGCAGGAGCGCCCGGTCTCCGACCTGCTCAGCGGGGACCTGCTGGCACTGTACGCGGCCCTGGTGGAGGTGGGGACTATCGGCGACACCGGGGAGATCGACCCAGCCATTGCCTTTGCGGAGGACGTGCAGGACGAAGAGCAGCGCCTGTTCGTGCTGGTGGAACACGGGACGGTGCTGGGCGCGGCCCTGCTGACCCCGGCCCCGCCCGGCACGCGCGGCATTCACCTGCTGGGGATCCGTCCAGATCGCCGGGGCGCCGGTCTGGGCCGCGCGCTGCACGCGCACCTGCTGGCGGTCGCCGCCCAGACGCACCAGCGACATGGCGGAACCACCGAGTGGGACAACCATGCCATGCGGCGCATCTTCGAACGGAACGGCGCGGTGCTGCGCGAGCAACAGCAGTTCATCCGGGGCGTTTGAGCGTCCGAGCACCGCGGCGCCAGCATGGCCGCCCACGCGCGGCCGCCGTCCCGTTGCCGCTCCCATTCGGGTGAGCCTCACCGCTCATGGCGCGCCGAGCGGCACCGTGGTCACCAACAGGCCGGCGACGTGGCCACCGCCACCGGTGGCCACCACGACCCCCTGCTCCAGGTCCAGCCAGACCTGCTCGTATGGCCAGTGCCGCACCGCCCACGCCGAGCCGCGTCCGGACTGACCATCCTCACTGGCGGGCGTGGGTGCACGCCCCATGGCCATCGTGTACGCCCCCATACTGGAGTGGGGTGAACCGTCCGCCTCAACGGCAACGGCGCGCCGCTCGGTGGAGTCCGTCACGCCGTGGGCGGTCGGGCGTGCCGGCCGGTTCCGTGGGTGGCCGGTTGACCGTCACTTGCCACTCGGGCAGGCACCGGGGCCTCCGCTGGGCCCACGGAGGAGGAGCTGGGATGAGCTCAACCGTCACACGTGAGACGCTGATCCGCGATCTGCAGTCGCTCGGGGTGCACCCGGGTTTGACCCTGATGGTGCATGCGAGCCTCCGCCGGCTCGGGCCGGTGGAGGGCGGTGCGGACGCCGCGCTCGACGCCTTGTTCTCGGTGGTGGGCCCGACCGGGACCGTGCTGATGCTCCTGGCCGCCGATGACCGCGTTCCGTTCGACTCGCTCGCCAGTCCGGCCGACCCGGACGTGGGCGTGCTCGCCGAGCGCTTTCGCACGCGGGCGGGCACGCGGGTGAACGATCACGCGGCGGCGCGTTTCGGGGCCAGCGGCCCGGGAGCGTCCGGGTTGCTGGAGCCCGCCCCGCTGCATGACTACTACGGGCCCGGGTCGGTGCTCGAACGCTTTGTCGACGCGGACGGTCAGGTGCTGCGCCTGGGGGCGGACCCCGATACCGTCACGCTGACCCACTGGGCGGAGTACCGGGCGGACATCCCAGGCAAGCGCCGCGCGCGGCGCCGGTATGTCCACGCGGAGCTCGGCGAGCAGTGGATCGAGGGTCTGGACGATACCGATGGGATCCGGGAGTGGAGCGGGGGCGACTACTTTCCGCAGATCCTGCTGGACTTCCTGGCGCAAGGCCACGCCCGGACAGGCACGGTCGGCCACTGCACCGCGGAGCTGTTCTCTGCCCGGGCGTTCACCCGGTACGCGACCGGGTGGATCGAAACCCACCTGGCCGCACCCTGAGCGGGCCCGGCCCCGACCGCCTCTGACGCAGGCGTCGCGACCGGTGAACTGTGGGGAGGGACCGCGCGGCTGGTCGTCACCGCGCCTCAGCCCAGATCGTCCGGTGCGCCCTTTGACGGCCCCGTTCAGGACAACAGCGCCCGGCCCGGTTCCGGCGGTCCATTCGCCCGCGGGCAACGTCGAGGCTGAACCCGTCCCCGGGAAGCACCTGGCCTGAGGGGCAGGGCGCGGGCCCAGACGGAGTCGCACCTTCCAGAACCCGCGTGAGCACGACGGTGCCGCGCTGGGCCCGCGCCCGGTCCGGCCGGTCTGTCATTCCCTGATCATCCTGCGTTTTTTACCCTGAGCTCGCGTTCAGAACACGGGCGTCAGATTCGTTCGAAATGGACCGCCACGCGCGGTCGGAGGTTATATGAAGCACAGGACATGGTCTGCCGCCGGGGCTGCGCTGCTCAGCGCGACGCTGCTCGCCGCGTGTGGCGGCACCCCTCAACCCGGCCCTCAGGTGGGCC
This window encodes:
- a CDS encoding GNAT family N-acetyltransferase gives rise to the protein MTQHPTELTGIRSIHLHELDSFVELLTTHPEHAAGLRQHLLTLFARGDSQPEWCVVAEQDGHFIAGIACRMILALTPSVRIVELRLPSTVPLEVSAHLLRFVLGLTAQHGAQQFIRTLEPDGKDSEVQVNVFERLGFPLVRETVRYVWPGGTPTSPPARLTFQPVSEVGMQVLIGAMALSLDGSLDQVMQRKAGEHGDPQRWAESEYRSWMADYQVQPEWWELAYDEHGGLVGFILPGRLGPAEGTVVYLAVLPEFRGAGYGLELLRRGTQTLLRAGLSTILLDTDVLNAPTQRLNEQAGYHRQGTVRRYQGDVWSLLAPNLHNS
- a CDS encoding GNAT family N-acetyltransferase gives rise to the protein MTTYTFDHATPATLEPYARFMEASANLAALQERLADGRLSYTHLRQMHSDRGLEGVWINGPGPVIVPRVRLELEAAGLHALAEHVMRAAPDKRVILTEGAAPLASAPWAAAGWTRDTHAVIAQTDLTARRWPLDPRVQERPVSDLLSGDLLALYAALVEVGTIGDTGEIDPAIAFAEDVQDEEQRLFVLVEHGTVLGAALLTPAPPGTRGIHLLGIRPDRRGAGLGRALHAHLLAVAAQTHQRHGGTTEWDNHAMRRIFERNGAVLREQQQFIRGV
- a CDS encoding aminoglycoside N(3)-acetyltransferase yields the protein MSSTVTRETLIRDLQSLGVHPGLTLMVHASLRRLGPVEGGADAALDALFSVVGPTGTVLMLLAADDRVPFDSLASPADPDVGVLAERFRTRAGTRVNDHAAARFGASGPGASGLLEPAPLHDYYGPGSVLERFVDADGQVLRLGADPDTVTLTHWAEYRADIPGKRRARRRYVHAELGEQWIEGLDDTDGIREWSGGDYFPQILLDFLAQGHARTGTVGHCTAELFSARAFTRYATGWIETHLAAP
- a CDS encoding nucleotidyltransferase domain-containing protein translates to MSPSFPSPLLERLLAEIRHAPVRAVAISGSYARGNADAYSDLDLVCYVPQSEPTSEWLGYRDGLLVSIDRQHVEARIQDLTHPESAVRAVMPLRRLHALYDPEGVVVRLQRAAQDFQWSQVALQGQAFAAEVVTHQAEVIHKLLGGLARGDAARTWSATTEVVNAMMVAMAVWRGVLADSGNTYAAQVWEAMGPTSAWSRLHRKAAGIEDLSSLRQRGETTLTLYTLTAQEVEAALSEEAVNVVTEVRHRIEAAGYTSSSAQD